One Setaria viridis chromosome 5, Setaria_viridis_v4.0, whole genome shotgun sequence genomic region harbors:
- the LOC117857432 gene encoding metal tolerance protein 7 isoform X1, producing MGENKEGQGAPAEAGEIAAGPAASWRLNVSDFHMPERPKEPPFVTRVFLRSHGKQRKIAKYYKKQENLLKDFNEMETMNEVGGLDQNAPTEEELRQLAKSERFAINLSNIINLILFVTKVVASAESVSMAVIASTLDSLLDLLSGFILWFTAHAMKKPNKYSYPIGKRRMQPVGIIVFASIMGTLGFQVLIESGRQLITQEHANFKLKQELWMVGSMSSVAVVKFFLMLYCRTFKNEIVRAYAQDHFFDVITNSVGLVAALLAVRFKWWMDPVGAILIALYTITTWARTVLENVGTLIGKSAPAEYLTKLTYLIWNHHEEIRHIDTVRAYTFGTHYFVEVDIVLPGDMPLSQAHDIGESLQEKLEQLPEVERAFVHVDFEFTHRPEHKAEV from the exons ATGGGCGAGAACAAGGAGGGGCagggggcgccggcggaggccggggaaatagcggcggggccggcggcgtcgtggcGGCTCAACGTCAGCGACTTCCACATGCCGGAGCGGCCCAAGGAGCCGCCCTTCGTCACCAGGGTCTTCCTCCGCAGCCACG GGAAGCAGAGGAAGATCGCAAAGTACTACAAGAAACAGGAGAATCTACTGAAGGATTTCAACGAGATGGAGACCATGAATGAAGTTGGGGGCTTGGACCAGAATGCTCCTACCGAG GAAGAATTAAGGCAATTGGCAAAGAGCGAAAGATTTGCTATTAACCTGTCGAATATAATCAATCTGATCCTCTTTGTTACAAAAGTCGTTGCTTCGGCTGAAAGTGTATCCATGGCAGTAATAGCGTCGACACTGGACTCTCTGCTGGACCTTCTGTCAGGTTTCATACTCTGGTTTACGGCACATGCTATGAAAAAGCCGAACAAGTACAGCTATCCGATTGGGAAGAGGCGCATGCAGCCAGTG GGCATAATAGTCTTTGCATCAATAATGGGCACACTAGGCTTCCAAGTGCTGATCGAATCAGGGCGCCAGCTCATCACACAG GAGCACGCGAATTTCAAGCTCAAGCAAGAGCTCTGGATGGTGGGCAGCATGTCCTCTGTCGCGGTCGTCAAGTTCTTCCTCATGCTCTACTGCCGGACGTTCAAGAACGAGATCGTGAGGGCCTACGCCCAGGACCACTTCTTCGACGTGATCACCAACTCGGTCGGCCTGGTCGCGGCGCTGCTCGCCGTCCGGTTCAAATGGTGGATGGACCCTGTTGGTGCCATACTG ATCGCGCTGTACACGATCACGACATGGGCGCGGACGGTGCTGGAGAACGTGGGGACGCTGATCGGCAAGTCGGCGCCGGCGGAGTACCTGACGAAGCTGACGTACCTGATCTGGAACCACCACGAGGAGATCCGGCACATCGACACGGTGAGGGCCTACACCTTCGGCACGCACTACTTCGTGGAGGTGGACATCGTGCTCCCGGGGGACATGCCGCTCAGCCAGGCGCACGACATCGGCGAGTCGCTGCAGGAGAAGCTCGAGCAGCTGCCAGAGGTCGAGCGCGCCTTCGTCCACGTCGACTTCGAGTTCACGCACCGCCCCGAGCACAAGGCTGAGGTCTGA
- the LOC117857432 gene encoding metal tolerance protein 7 isoform X2, with amino-acid sequence MGSPSQGRGRDGSGEEAGSWRLRMGSEFHVPDRFHRQPPLYARIFGGSHGKQRKIAKYYKKQENLLKDFNEMETMNEVGGLDQNAPTEEELRQLAKSERFAINLSNIINLILFVTKVVASAESVSMAVIASTLDSLLDLLSGFILWFTAHAMKKPNKYSYPIGKRRMQPVGIIVFASIMGTLGFQVLIESGRQLITQEHANFKLKQELWMVGSMSSVAVVKFFLMLYCRTFKNEIVRAYAQDHFFDVITNSVGLVAALLAVRFKWWMDPVGAILIALYTITTWARTVLENVGTLIGKSAPAEYLTKLTYLIWNHHEEIRHIDTVRAYTFGTHYFVEVDIVLPGDMPLSQAHDIGESLQEKLEQLPEVERAFVHVDFEFTHRPEHKAEV; translated from the exons ATGGGGAGCCCGAGCCAAGGACGCGGCCGCGACGGGAGCGGGGAGGAGGCCGGGTCGTGGCGGCTGCGCATGGGCAGCGAGTTCCACGTCCCGGACAGGTTCCATCGCCAGCCGCCCTTATACGCCAGGATCTTCGGCGGCTCGCACG GGAAGCAGAGGAAGATCGCAAAGTACTACAAGAAACAGGAGAATCTACTGAAGGATTTCAACGAGATGGAGACCATGAATGAAGTTGGGGGCTTGGACCAGAATGCTCCTACCGAG GAAGAATTAAGGCAATTGGCAAAGAGCGAAAGATTTGCTATTAACCTGTCGAATATAATCAATCTGATCCTCTTTGTTACAAAAGTCGTTGCTTCGGCTGAAAGTGTATCCATGGCAGTAATAGCGTCGACACTGGACTCTCTGCTGGACCTTCTGTCAGGTTTCATACTCTGGTTTACGGCACATGCTATGAAAAAGCCGAACAAGTACAGCTATCCGATTGGGAAGAGGCGCATGCAGCCAGTG GGCATAATAGTCTTTGCATCAATAATGGGCACACTAGGCTTCCAAGTGCTGATCGAATCAGGGCGCCAGCTCATCACACAG GAGCACGCGAATTTCAAGCTCAAGCAAGAGCTCTGGATGGTGGGCAGCATGTCCTCTGTCGCGGTCGTCAAGTTCTTCCTCATGCTCTACTGCCGGACGTTCAAGAACGAGATCGTGAGGGCCTACGCCCAGGACCACTTCTTCGACGTGATCACCAACTCGGTCGGCCTGGTCGCGGCGCTGCTCGCCGTCCGGTTCAAATGGTGGATGGACCCTGTTGGTGCCATACTG ATCGCGCTGTACACGATCACGACATGGGCGCGGACGGTGCTGGAGAACGTGGGGACGCTGATCGGCAAGTCGGCGCCGGCGGAGTACCTGACGAAGCTGACGTACCTGATCTGGAACCACCACGAGGAGATCCGGCACATCGACACGGTGAGGGCCTACACCTTCGGCACGCACTACTTCGTGGAGGTGGACATCGTGCTCCCGGGGGACATGCCGCTCAGCCAGGCGCACGACATCGGCGAGTCGCTGCAGGAGAAGCTCGAGCAGCTGCCAGAGGTCGAGCGCGCCTTCGTCCACGTCGACTTCGAGTTCACGCACCGCCCCGAGCACAAGGCTGAGGTCTGA
- the LOC117855508 gene encoding protein NEGATIVE REGULATOR OF RESISTANCE: protein MEPTTATAKRKRAAADIAGEDPAPAAVDEASDAEVEEFYAILRRMRDASRRICGAGARPAPRAPAWRPSFCWEDFADPPPPTTPPAQARPEDEPVTAAAAERSAPPPQPRAGLDLNAEPEPEAPSTPATPRSARVPA from the coding sequence ATGGAAccgaccaccgccaccgccaagcgcaagcgcgccgccgccgacatcgCCGGCGAAGACCCTGCCCCTGCGGCCGTCGACGAGGCTTCCGACGCCGAGGTCGAGGAGTTCTACGCCATCCTCCGGCGCATGCGCGACGCCTCCCGCCGCatctgcggcgccggcgcgcgccccgccccgcgcgcTCCGGCGTGGCGGCCCAGCTTCTGCTGGGAGGACTTcgccgacccgccgccgccgaccacgcCGCCCGCCCAGGCGCGGCCGGAGGACGagcccgtcaccgccgccgcagccgagcGCTCCGCCcccccgccgcagccgcgcgcCGGCCTCGACCTGAAcgcggagccggagcccgagGCGCCCTCAACGCCGGCCACGCCGCGGTCGGCGCGCGTCCCGGCGTAG